GTCGTAATTGATTTTCGTACTCCCTGAAGAAATATCTTCTAAGAGTGGGCCACAACTTTACTTGCAATGTTAACGCTGATTAGTGTTTGAGTGTCTTATATGGCACACTTTGTACTTCTTCCTATTTGTTTATTGGtcttctattatttctgttAATTGTTTCTTCAAActtatcttattttaaaatgttattttatttcatatttttagtGCATATTGGCATGACCAGCATGAAgatttattgagttttttttaatgCCTCTTATAAGTGTTGAATACAAGTCCAAGTACAAGATGAAACCGGATCAACCACATTCATATTGTTTGACAAAGGAGCTGAGAAAATTATTGCTAAAACTGCAAAAGAACTTGCAGAGATGCAAGAAGAggtaatttcatatataaatgtcagccctatatatttattttctgaaaactgAAGTTTTAATACTTTCTTACCAATGTTgcatgtatatttatatatattgctaaTTGAATGATACTTTATTTATACAGATGTTGAAATTAGATGAGAATACTTTACCAAAAgagattcaaaaaataattggcAATGAATATTTGTTCCAACTGCATCTTGATGAATATAATTTGAagtatggaaaagaaaattacacggtctcaaaaattttggagatGGAAGTTTTACATAAGCAAAAAGACTCAAGTAAAGTTGAAGAACATCAGGTGATTGAAATATACTTACTTCAACATGCTTATTATATGATTCAAACATTAGTTTACACATAATATACTTTACATATCTAATAGATACATAACAATGCAAATTATTGCAGGAAACAATGGAGGAAATTGTAAGAAAATCAAGGAAGGACAAGTACATAGCcaatcaaaaaatagaaataggagAAACATCTGTTCAAAGACCTGAAAGAATGCCGCTCCAAATGCTTCAAAAACGTCCAAAAAGTACTAAGCAAATTgctacaaagaagaaaaaacactGAACTCTTTTGTATATACTACCTTACTCTACAAGTCTTTATGTATTTTATAGTATtgctaattattatttttttaactttacaaGACCAAACTGAATGTACTGAATAAAGCTGACAGATTAGAACAGCGTTACTATAAAATGTAATTATGTTTCACAATTTAGTATGTTAGACACTGTGATAGCCCAAAATGGTTGATTTCAAAGTGTATAAGCTGAATGAAGAATGTAGACAACAGGATTtgctttattaaaataaatagattttcCCCTATTGTTTAGTTATTGTAAAGTAAAAAGTTATGTGTGTCAACATAGTGTATATAATTGTACTATGGCTGTTTCAATCAGTTATATATCTGCTTGaatacatcaaaattttccttataaTGTCAATTGTGCTATTATTACTTATGAATTGCTTAATGGAACACTATGGAGTTTTACCTaagaaatataataagttaaataatttctctttccatttcttttcctctcttccttctttttttaaaagaaatataaaaatatctaATTCTTACAACTTTATTACTTCTAATGAAACCATTGTTATAACTTTACATAGTAGAGTTGTAATGACTAAGAGtcttaacaatatataatatatattcaaaGCAATTACCTGTATTTTCTTCTACTTATGAGATTTTAAATGATCCCGCGCATCGCGCGGGTTAAACACTAGTTTTAAGTAATTGTTCACACAAAGACTCCAAATAAGATGAGTTTTTACCTCACTCttatatttcattaaataaataaataatatactgtagtataaatataaatataatataattcagTAATTAGGATAATTCTTAATGGGACACATACTCCTAATGGAGATTTTCTTAGGAGGGCTTCATCATCTATAGTCCATACAAAATGTTGGCTGAAGATGAGAATGACTAcattttaattatcaaaaagacTGCATTTTCTATATTGGCCTCTTGATCACGTGTATtgcaaatgaagaaaaaaggcATGATCACCACATAGCACATGTATTGGCTTCTAAATAAAGAAGATAATATCCATGTGCACACCCGCACACACTCATACAGATATATACtgccaaaattaaaattctactaTTTAAGTCATGTGACAAATAGGAGCATCCATGGTCGGATCGAGTGGAAGAAAACTCAACCTGTTGTTGACCGAAGAGGAGTGGTGGATAGGGCTCTTCACGAGTGGCAGGCGGTTTGGTTGACACTGGCTAACGTTGAAGAGAGGCGGAAAACTGCTCAAAACGACAAAGATTCGATGATAATCTTGCTAGATCTAGTGAGCTACTAGATTCAGTGAAGATCTCGTCAAATCTAGTGGATATCTACTGAATTTGGTGAGGTCTCATTGAATCTAGTGGATCTTCGAGttcattttaaaacaaaaatatttattttcatcaaaataatattttacttatgTTCAAGCATATTtttaacatattaaaaaaattatccccAATAACCAAATTATTACTTTGGGGTTActaaaataatatgatataaagtCAAATTCTAcgaatatatgaatatataaatGTCAATTATCTAGAATTTAATTCTTATGAGTTTAAACTCTCAAGAATTTATAACTCTCATAATCTAAAATTCTTAGCAATTAAATAGAACTCCGAAGAAAATGTACGGTAACAAATTGGTGTCCACCAATCAACTGGAGGTGTGGACCGATGTGGATCGCAGTGGTGGCCTAAGCCCGAGTTATAGTAATGCTCGTGAAGACATCATTGTTGCAATCATTGTTGGCAGCATGCTCCATTTAGCATGCCTTGGAATATGTGTGCTCTTGGCATCGACTTGGGGGATGTACTagattttttagaaaagaatTGTGGACATTCAGTAAATGTTAAAAGTGAATTTCAAAAGCAGTTCTAATCCAAAGGATTATTATCAAAATGATGATTTTAACAACAAATTCATAGGCTAAAAGTTAGTTGGTAAACTCTCATGATACTTGAAATGGAGAAAGTgcattttatagtaaaaaatttgtttcctaTAACTAACCATCTACAAAGTGTTACATCATTTAAAGTTATAAATGATAACTCTAGATATACCTTTGAGTGTGTAATTGTcaatttgaattataaaatcAATCCATTTCAAATAGATAGGATTCTTGTGCCCAAACATTTTATGTTTCCAATTGTACTAAAATCCAAAGCAAGAAGGAGTTGGCACCAAATTGACAGGGATTAATTACTTAGATAAGTGGATTaactaaggttttttttttttttcaatcattataTGCTCTATTTGTTGAGGTTGTCTTAAATTTGGTAatcataaatgataaatttaatcacaCACAAAATTTACAACCTTTTGTAACAACTATTGAAGTGTAATGTTCAGATTAATATACACTTAAAATAGTATCAAAATGTGATTCAAGTAAAAGTGATATCACACCGATCACAACTTATCAATGAGAGATGATAATGAGAAAAAAGAGCATATAAAATCCAAGTagcaaatttatttattacacgATCAAATACTTGATAATTGATCCACACACTAAGTCTTTTCCATTTTTACACTTTCAGAATATTATTTTGGGCCAATCACTTGGCTTCTAATGCATACTTCATAGACACATTTACTGGTAAAAATTGAACTGGTACTGTGGTGGGCACCCCTTGGGCACCCAGAATTTCCCATGCCACTCCTGTTGAATGCGTCAATAGGAGGACGAGGTACTGCCGATTATCCTTTCATAACATAGACTCCAATACTGTGCAGAAAGCCTCGTTTGAGTTTCCCGTGGAATCCTACAATTTTCTCATCTTTTGAGCTAGAGGAGTCTGAGGAGAAACGGGTCCCTTGCTTATCTCCGAAAGGTCCATGCTCTTTCTCGTTAGTGTGAAATGTGATGGATTTGATAATTGTAGATTCCATTAATGGTCCATAATATCCACTTATGTGAGTTAAGCGCTCAGTTAGACCAAATGTTATCTGATCCACAACAACCCGCCATAATTAGTAATATATGGTATGAAATATCTACATGTTTCATTCGACAGGAGATACATTAAGAAAAATGGTAAGAATACAGTATAAAAAAcggaaatgaaaaaaatcctaaataaacataaatacgGATATATTACGAATTTAAACGATAAAGgaactaaaaatattaattttaataatttaatttatatatatatatatatatatatagatatatatagtGTAAGTGTGTAACGTTTGAACCAACTAAGCAAATATACTGCAGATAAAAGTATTGAATTTTAGttaagttaaaataattttgtgcaAGTATAATGCGGAAACCTTTAATACTTGTTTAGTACATTTAAGGCATAAATGTACTTTTTGTATCTacatttttatcatatttttatttttgtccctACTTTTAATTTTACCGTCTTTAGTTTCCAAAATCAAAATGTGTTCTCATTTTAATCCCTACTGTCATCTTACTAATAAAAGGATTGTTGGCACACTTAATACTGACataactattaaaatattaattaaaaaaaaatatttggcataAAAAATGCCAttgtttcaaaattaaaataataataataataataatttctctgCCCCTAAATTCAACCACAgaagaatttggaaaaaaaaaaaaaattcaaaaaaaacccaacaaatgtAAATCCAACCAAGCAACAATAAAGACTAGCCTaagatgtataaaaaaaaaaagactagccTAAGttaaattaaacattttttctttctatagtTATCAACTCTAcccacatggaaaaaaaaaattaataagaaaatgaaagaaggaaagaaagaaggaagagtAGAGAGAAAGGGGATCTTGAATTTGGGATAAGAACAACTCTTGGCTTCACGATTTCATTTACAGATGAATTTGAAAGAAACCACAAACAgcacaaacaaaccaaaacaaaaatccaaccAAGCAATGATAAAGGCACCTGCAGATGAAACCCAAAATTCAACGTACCATATTCATAGACCCATTTGTACAGCATCTGCAGGCTTCAagccaaccaaacaaacaaaagctcAAGTGCTTCCAAAACCAAACCTCAAGCCCCAAACCCaccttgaaaataaaaaatccaaatgcccaaccaccaccactacgTGCTAGCTCCCTTAGGCACCCacccgagagagagagagaggctttgaatttgggtttgattttgagtttgtagtaattttgattttgacagAGAGGGAAGCTTTGAtcgggagagagagagagttagagagccatctttttttaatatgtggGGTTTGATTTGTTGGGTTCGGTCATTTCAGTGTTTTGGTGGTATGATgagtttggttgctaagaaaatgcaagaaaagaaaagaaaatcttgattttttaattttcgggGAAATCATACATGTTATTTCATGGCCGGGAAGAACATGAACAATCATGTTCTGGGTTCTTTGTATTCTTCCGAAAAAATaacgaaaagaaaagaattttttttttaaatcacaagtttataattttgttttaattgtttttttacgtggattttttttaatatttaaaatgttGTCGTGAGATTATTTAACtgctaaataaaaattattattattattttaaagaaaatgttatgtccacaatattttcacaacaaattttatgtgaCAGGTTGTTGCGGTTTGTTAATGGtagggtaaaaaagtaattttaataataaattcaaatttgaaccaataaacAATTAACCATctttgatttattgtgaaaatattgtggaagtaacatattattttaatggtctCATAGATGTCTTATGTGTTAACTACTTACTCCGTCAGCCACATAAACTATTTTTCATTAATGAGATGATAATAGAGACTAAAATGGAaggcattttttattttggagacTATAAGTAGCAACATAGAAAAGTACAGACTAAAATGGGAATGAGACTAAAGTATAAGTATTAAAAATACATTTACGCCTACATTTAATTATAGAAAACGTGTATTTTCAGAGTATTTTTGTCCAGTACAGTGAATGGgagttgtattaaaaaaatacacatgtaTATGCAATATATGGTACAGTATGCATATTTTATAACTAACCATGCACGCAGCcctcaataaaaattaaaataaataaataaataaaaaagagtgttttgtaatattgtatatatatctATAAATCAAGATTGGAGCCATGTATGTTAACAGATAttcaccttttttattttcaatgtcGATCCTCCATCACCATTCTTCTTTCCCGGTATAATTTGGCCATTGAAATCATAAAAAACTTGAATGGAAACAATATCACCAGAGAGTGTTAATTGAATCTCACGCACGCCTGTATAGTTTGTTCCATCATCAAATTGCATTCCTCCAGTACCACCCCAAGGTCCACGTTTCACAACCTCGGGTCGTTTGGCACGTTGGACAGTACTAGTAGAAATCTATAAGAATTTATATAATCTTAATTTTAATCAACATATGAAggcaattattgaattataaaaaaaatgcaacagcAGAAACTATCACCAACCTTGTCCTTGGGTTCCACTCGGAACATTTTATCCTCAGTCTGCCTCATGTTTGAATAGCCCATGGCAACGTCGGCATACTCCCCTAAAAATCTGTCTGGTTGGAACATATTATCCTCAGTCTGCCTTATGTTTGAATAGTCCATGGCAACTTTAGCATATTCCCCTAAAAATCTGTCTGGTTGAAACATATTATCCTTAGTATACCTCATGTTAGTCTGCCACATGTTTGAGTTACCATTGGCAACTTCACCATATTTGCATAAATATTTGTTCTGTTGGAACATATTATCCTCAGTCTGCCTCATGTTTGAATAACCCTTGAAAACCTTGATAGTGTCAAACACCTGaagcatatatttaatttcgactttatacaaatatataaacacaacACACAAAACATTTTCCAACATTTGACTCATatgaaaaatcttaaatttaatataaattttaaatagtagattttgtaaggttgaatttaatcaaccatgtgttgcctttattccgtgacaaatttgcttgtaatacagcacttagaaaccctgtatttaggtggaaatcatgtaagggtagtgtgtgagagagtgtgaaaaaatgctcaagactgtgcagtgaagcagggactcgcggcttgatcttgcgggaggctcgcggcttgcaagccgccaaaagttgcacacgcgcagagcatgcaggagagctgaacagtcatgccacctagaacactacaagacaaaaatccaaactggccattaagttagctcgcggtttgaactcgcgactcagtcaagtcgcgaggtcaagtcgccagccagccttgtttttggaaaaattgactcttcgcattccgttctcacaccagtataaatacccctcattcccacaaaatatgtgtagccattcaaaaagaaaaaccctaagagaggttcctttaaaacacccacccaattagagagagctactcattcttagagagaaatctttgtagtctcttcttattccctctctcattgttatacctattgagaggagatttctatccaaacactacccacacccatttagagtgttgagtgtttttggagttttgggaagcattggaagatgccaaggatggtggatgctatggtcaagtagcagaatccggtaagctagaaaagaaaaaggttcgaggcaacctcgttggagcaagaagcttaaagggcttaggtacatcgagtagattaggcttgaagggtctattactgttcatgtatcccaactacattttctagtggattattgaccgcttggagggtggcggagaggttttacgccgagggtttcggtttcctcttcgataacacatcgtgtgttgtctttgtgtttgcatctctcttccctttatctttaccttttattttctactgtggatgtgtttttaattggcttagattgtttaccaattctgtttatagcttttgttcattttccgcacactagttgtttgacataaagcttgaattggttattttgtaattgggggtctaaacgttcaagggtgttttatacacatatttgaactttcaattggtatcagagcgggtacacttgttgtagtttaaatacctaagtgtgatccttgaccccttgtgtttatttgccatggattgtgctttgtatacctctttgcatgatttggttggtgatgaatgtaacatgccacgtgtttgtgaaaatgcctctatgagtgttaatcctcataagtgtaatgacatgttatttgaatctatgggtgttgttgacaaactcctgaagaaaaatgctaagaagtttcaaaagaatttaagcaagttattttgtgaaaaggatgatttgattgctaagctcaatgaatctaACAAATTGgttgtgaaatataaaaaacttgctgaagattctcttgaaaagctaaaagagtttgaatgtttgaatatggatttggatgctaaacttgttttgtctaacaaacttgttgatgagttataatgtgaaaatgaatctcttaagatgtatgccaagtgtttgattgctgaacccattgataaaatggatgataatatgtgttgcaatcatgttgtggtacccgatcttGTGCCTAATGTGTATTCTACCTCTAAGGACAAATTGGTGTacgttcctccacacaaaagaaatcaaaatgtggagagaaagactgttaagtcaaagcctctgtttaggtctcaacctaaggttttggatggatctaagtttgttccaacttgccaccattgtggtgtgattggtcatataagacctcaatgtcataaattgaaaagggaacaaaaccatgtcgCTAGAttccttcccaaaaagcctagtggacctaaatacattgtttgtcactattgtggtgcttttggtcatctaagatcttaatgctctaagtttcatgcttttaaaagaatcaaaagaaaagaaaaacttgagctttttggaagttgtgctaaaaagagtaaaccggttttgagtgaaaattgcatgttgttaaagaaaatgtttaatgctcttaactccttgacaatgtgcatctccggttctcattcttccaaccctcatctcacttctcttgagacactcattccaaacaatcattctgtttggatgaggaagggttcctatggttaaGCTTTTGctattttggtccttgatctaattctttctatctttgtaggacccttcatgcattaaatgtcatatcttcatgcattttgtgcatcttgcatttatttatatgcattattttgtttttgatcttacttttatatttcagttttgtgtgagtaaaaaatctaaaaccacataaaaagtgaaaaattcaaaaagtttgattgtatatgtttgagcagatatcacatgtgagtttggccttgtacctttgtacaaatggctttgtgcatttacgagtttAGCTTGTtagttttgcacttatatctttgtgggaaaaatcttgacatctttgtgtgattgttgtaaatcgatcttcaaacttgtcatgaatgattagtcaatagtcatgttggttttgatacatgcgtagacttgtgcttatatctcttccaactcttttatttttattgcttaaagagctcaataaatgtaaatctcaaaatgaaaagagataatgagctgcaaaagtcgTCGCACATattagtattcgactaggaaaaagggaaagcgacttatatgaaaatgtatgatgcccaaaagccaaaggcttgttcaacaaattgaaatatcaaaaattttaggcatcaatctcaaaaaaaaaaaaaaaaaaagatgtattgctcaaaatgagttgtattgattcaaaatgatcaaatgatatgaattgtaagaagccaaatgaaaagcttcaatcttatgtaatcattttcttgtgggaggtcatatatattcatttctataattgagatagaccacttgacttagtactagttgcgtatgacttgattgaattgatcattgaagtttcactctagactaaggactattctacatttgatacacacacacaacacacttgcctaatgttcaatgaatgtcttattcatttgttagattgtacttgtctaaatgtgatgtgtgtgtgctcaatcttatatggattaatccaaaaagatttttgatcattttatatgtttttggaagtgatttttatcactctttgtgatcatgtttagtgtttactttatttttcattgtttaaacatgttttgtattgaaaaacaggtgtcagagtttttcgcggctcagctggcaACTCGCCAGTCGCAAAACCCCAATCGTGAGTTCATCCAAaagcttttggcgactcactcgcggcttgctcactcgcgacttgcgaaaattttcgcgactgaacctcgcgactcaCGGCTTTCTCGTGACTCACTCACGACTCGTGAAAATTTTCGTGACTGAATCTCGCAACTCGCCCAGTTGCGAAACGCCCAGaaatagctttttaaagggctttttgtgggaaacttgttttaaacctctcccatcctctctaaaacccctatttcaatatttttatatcaaaaccCACCCTAATTAGAATGGTTTTttattccattaacatttctaaggtaattataaattcttttcattatttttgatcattggattatgttttgaagagttttgtgctctcggttgggatttttatcataggggttgagaaaacttaatttttgtcaaatttcttcatgggattggtttcttttgttgatttgcattggttgttggccccttgtggcaggaAGAATATGTATTAAGGgtgaatttcatgatgttcatgtattatttcacattattgttcatagtatgcatgctaggtgtttgataaaatgcctcttagacattttctcgcttgtttggactccgatgagtatcAAACTTTGGgatttctcatgtttcctcattaggaacatttttggttcattggttgtgtattttgcacactttgcctcacatgtgcatttttcatgcattggtcatgcattacacttagccacctcttgcacacacctttgctaccattgtcatgcattggtctttatcttatttcttcatcctagcatgtcatgtttaccttatactttgtagcatgttactttgtcttaggtttgagcttcattttctcattcatcttgcacccttcatgcatcattatcattgttcgttCATTCATCTTTTGCCCTCTTTTCTCCTTAACCcattgtctattcctgacaaaaagggggagagtatactctagagagtataccggagtgttttgtcatttctatatgactcttgttatgactcttgtgcacatccttagggggagaaattctatttctcgtgcacatttgtagggggagagattttccatagtggagatgcatataccaagggggagaaaacattgtgttaactagaaaactttgttctgtttgttttcttgttggctttatggtgctttgagttatgctttgttgttctcattgcatcatgtttgtgctttagacatgcatatatccctatgctattgtgcttctttgaatgcatgttcggatgatcatttgctttgctatgtgatcattgtagtcatttctatatgactgttttggtgtatgatcaagttgctcacatgtttcacattatatttacttgatcgcaatttacttgttacattatacttgtccttttattacttgctttaccttgaaaGTCTAATGtattttgtgcaagtgtttcaggttacaagtatatatgttcctattgtgcttctttgaatgcatgttcggatgatcatttgctttgctatgtgatcattgtagtcatttctatatgactgttttggtgtatgatcaagttgctcacatgtttcacatcatgtttacttgatcgcaatttacttgttacattatacttgtccttttattatttgctttacCTTGAAAGTCTAATGtattttgtgcaagtgtttcaggttacaagtatatatattcctagtgcatcacagcttctcatcattttgaaggggagaaactttaagcacttttagtttatattgtttaagtttttattcaatatattgTGCCTTGTACCAATGTTGCTTTTGTAaacttttagggttatgttttatgcatagtttgtaggctttatggtttgtaccatacTTTATGCAgctttttatgctttgtttaaatcaatacttctatataaatgtattgcattttcttttaagtagtgtCACTCTTGta
This DNA window, taken from Quercus robur chromosome 2, dhQueRobu3.1, whole genome shotgun sequence, encodes the following:
- the LOC126716094 gene encoding uncharacterized protein LOC126716094, with the translated sequence MQEEMLKLDENTLPKEIQKIIGNEYLFQLHLDEYNLKYGKENYTVSKILEMEVLHKQKDSSKVEEHQETMEEIVRKSRKDKYIANQKIEIGETSVQRPERMPLQMLQKRPKSTKQIATKKKKH